The Mycteria americana isolate JAX WOST 10 ecotype Jacksonville Zoo and Gardens chromosome 2, USCA_MyAme_1.0, whole genome shotgun sequence genome contains the following window.
CTTTTTTTCCTGGCTTAGCTTAATTCCTGCATCATAATGCAGGAATCCTCCCACTGCCTCCCTTCTGTCCTTTGAGGCCCTGTTGTGTATAGCAGGCAGGACTCCCAAGAGCAGGCTAGCTGAGACAGTGGAAGGAATACTGGCTGTTGGGATGTTTATAAGGCTATCATTCAGTCACTAGACCAATGTTTCCCCTCCAGCTACTGAGTCTCCACTGACTGCATTATCTGTTCCATAGCACAGAGGTGGTTCCACCCATTTGATTCTGGAAGCAACACCTTGAGTACTCTGATTTACACCCTTCCATCAAAGCAGGAACTCTCCTTTCACCAACACCCTGGATGGACTTGGGAATAGCTCTTCTCTGGCACATCTGCCCCATGTGAATAAGACGCTACTGCTCTTGCCCACCTCTTTGCCCGTGTTACCCTCAAACTTTTTCTCAGGTCTGAAAGTTTAATTGAATTGGTTACTTCCAAGATCCTCTCAGGCCAGTTGCCCTTCACTTAGTGCAAAGTGGAATCATCAGTCACAGATGTGTATTCGTCCTGCTCCTTGGGGGCTGCACCTGAGGTAGGTGAGGTACTGCTGCCTTTGCTATATAACCAGCCCCATGGCACCTTACTGGTTGCTCTGCTAGAGCTTGCTCTGTTGGAGGCTGAGATGAGtgcagaagctggaaagaagCGTGGTTGTGCTCCTACCTCTGAGGACAGGAAGTCTAAGAAGAAGCCTAGGAGAAAGGAAACCTATTCAGTCTATATCTACAAAGTACTGAAACAGGTgagtaaatgtttcttttctgctagAAATGGCTTCATATATAAAGTTACTTCTGCCCACTGCATGTTAGCATtgtaaagaggaaggaaggaaaatctgctttttagTGAGATGAAAAAAAGAGTGAGTGGGTACAGGAGAGCCCCAGCTGAGTCTcaaaagtgtgtgtgtctgtgtggatTCTTGGGGTAGGAGGCAAGAGATGGATCTAGGTCAGAAAGGGTTTCCTAGAGAGAATAAGCTCTAGTGCAAGTCAATAGGGCAAGGACAGCTGCTATTGGCCATATGAGTAAGTATTATCTTTCTGGTAATGTCTGTAGAGGAGATGAGAGAATTTTGAGAAGTGGCCATGAGTTGTCTAGGCCTCAGCCATCTGCATGAGCTGGTAGGCAGGACTTGGAGCATGTGGGCATTTCCACCCCTTACAGGCTTGTTTTCCATATAGGGGATTGTGCAGAGGCTCCTGCCAGCACAATCCCAAAGCTGCTGTAGTATCATGGGGGACTCTCTTCAGTCTAATGCAAGTGGCACACAAATTGAGACCCTCAAGGTGgtaactgtggggttttttggggttagGGGGTACTGTCTAGGGTGGGAAGGGGGGCCCCACTCCCTCCAGGGTGATGGGTGTTTGAGACAGTGCTTGATTACCATCTGGCAGGTGCACCCAGACACTGGCATCTCCTCTAAGGCCATGAGCATCATGAACTCCTTCGTCAACGATATCTTCGAGCGGCTGGCCTCAGAGGCCTCACGCCTGGCCCAGTACAACCACCGCTCCACCATCACCAGCCGTGAGGTGCAGACGGCTGTGAGGCTCCTGCTGCCCGGCGAGCTGGCCAAGCACGCCGTCTCTGAGGGTACCAAGGCCGTCACCAAGTACACCAGCAGCAAGTGACCGGCCCGGGCCCCAATAAAATCCTGCTGCACTGACCGCGCCCCGTCTGTCATGGCGCCgacgtgggggggggggcggggggcgcgcggcGCGCGCGTTCGCCGTCGCTATGGGGACGGCGTGGTTGCCCTGGCGACGGGCACGCCCTGGGGTGTGCGGAAGCCGCGTCCAGCCGGC
Protein-coding sequences here:
- the H2BK1 gene encoding histone H2B type 2-K1; this translates as MSAEAGKKRGCAPTSEDRKSKKKPRRKETYSVYIYKVLKQVHPDTGISSKAMSIMNSFVNDIFERLASEASRLAQYNHRSTITSREVQTAVRLLLPGELAKHAVSEGTKAVTKYTSSK